One part of the Drosophila teissieri strain GT53w chromosome 3R, Prin_Dtei_1.1, whole genome shotgun sequence genome encodes these proteins:
- the LOC122619411 gene encoding egl nine homolog 1 isoform X2, which yields MITSTTTDYKNFFKHSAHPANAEQYFRELLDKRERRYEDLCRNIISDMNQYGLSVVDDFLGMETGLKILNEVRSMYNAGAFQDGQVVTNQTPDAPVVRGDKIRGDKIKWVGGNEPGCSNVWYLTNQIDSVVYRVNTMKDNGILGNYHIRERTRAMVACYPGSGTHYVMHVDNPQKDGRVITAIYYLNINWDARESGGILRIRPTPGTTVADIEPKFDRLIFFWSDIRNPHEVQPAHRTRYAITVWYFDAKEREEALIRAKLENSKTNNLVAQVQSQLDSTTTPPAPIASSSSSLPASMSTGTGALNANVSSNSCATSSEICT from the exons ATGATCACCTCCACGACCACGGactataaaaacttttttaaacaCTCTGCACATCCTGCCAATGCTGAGCAGTACTTTCGGGAACTTCTGGACAAGCG TGAGCGCCGCTATGAGGATCTGTGTCGCAATATCATCAGCGACATGAACCAGTATGGCCTGTCCGTTGTGGACGACTTCTTGGGCATGGAGACGGGTCTAAAGATCCTCAACGAGGTTCGAAGCATGTATAACGCAGGAGCCTTCCAAGATGGACAAGTGGTGACCAACCAGACGCCCGATGCTCCCGTGGTGCGCGGTGACAAAATCCGAGGCGATAAGATCAAGTGGGTTGGTGGCAATGAGCCGGGCTGCAGCAATGTTTGGTATTTGACCAATCAG aTTGACTCTGTGGTGTACCGTGTCAACACGATGAAGGATAATGGCATTTTGGGCAACTACCACATCAGGGAGCGCACGAGG GCAATGGTCGCCTGTTATCCTGGATCGGGAACTCACTACGTCATGCATGTAGACAATCCTCAAAAGGATGGTCGCGTTATAACGGCCATATACTACCTGAATATCAACTGGGATGCGCGGGAAAGTGGCGGCATTCTGCG AATTCGACCAACACCTGGAACCACAGTGGCGGATATTGAGCCCAAGTTTGATCGCCTAATATTCTTCTGGTCTGACATTCGGAATCCCCACGAAGTGCAGCCCGCTCACCGTACCCGCTATGCCATCACCGTCTGGTATTTCGATGCCAAGGAGCGCGAGGAGGCCCTAATTAGGGCCAAGCTGGAAAACAGCAAGACGAATAATCTGGTAGCTCAAGTCCAATCCCAACTAGACTCCACCACCACACCACCTGCACCCATAGCTTCGTCCTCATCCAGTCTACCGGCTAGCATGTCCACGGGAACAGGAGCGCTGAACGCGAATGTGTCGAGTAATTCCTGCGCCACCAGCAGCGAAATATGCACGTAA
- the LOC122622539 gene encoding uncharacterized protein LOC122622539 isoform X1, which yields MSTHQCSLGKLARRGASLQITPLAATMRSLYHTRSRPCVAQSTGQLGQRSKPAAQPYNFERSRVRKIAGVRKTMSNQMQGMGPSLGHAKVAPYKLYGKSRLFSSSSSLNSRLQQLEQEDDEEEYSGRVSQPTHTTASLSATQRRYNQAAGFGKGIAMQTAKDISQSIQEELMVVDADTRDMLNCDPSRKALRDYHDQMTQRSKNSVDPMQGWKHPKNLKYLSNLPAERSTSSPAVQTEEEAQRQVRPRRRQMIMGHAIRNLDAISHLPLQLTSGPRFEMYTSNAKEMFSEQRSELRPQTSWHTPKPAAEDNPEDRLMDVSMVRSERPDITVARGLWKSGEDAPESDSWYEQPKAEREFLKQTFLGGARSRRKLGQPQLDEPRYEATDNTAQISASQHVINQKFAGFRMSARGNQKQIIESVNPTPQLKPHQRAMSEPRDTRRRRGTAKQGIERQAAPRFFGGDSQQAAEEDGDDKEDFRESNWPSPSNSVLPISSRSDTRLQTENRSGGRSVMGEKRGPKKSAATEPAVEHNEIAMPPCYKKESAVQRLGSASSKHNSRAFNSY from the coding sequence ATGAGTACCCATCAGTGCAGCCTGGGGAAGCTGGCCCGCCGAGGTGCCAGCCTGCAGATTACTCCATTGGCCGCTACGATGCGGAGTCTATACCACACCCGGAGCAGGCCATGTGTGGCCCAGAGCACGGGACAGTTGGGCCAACGGTCGAAGCCAGCGGCGCAGCCCTACAACTTCGAGCGAAGCCGGGTGCGTAAGATCGCCGGGGTGAGGAAGACGATGTCCAACCAGATGCAGGGCATGGGCCCCAGCCTGGGACATGCCAAGGTGGCGCCCTACAAGCTCTACGGCAAGTCGCGGCTGTTCTCCTCCTCAAGCAGCCTCAACAGTCGATTGCAGCAACTGGAGCaagaggacgacgaggaggagtaCTCGGGCCGGGTTTCCCAGCCCACGCACACCACGGCCTCTTTGTCCGCCACCCAGCGGCGGTACAATCAGGCGGCAGGATTCGGCAAGGGCATAGCCATGCAAACGGCCAAAGACATCAGCCAGTCCATCCAGGAGGAACTAATGGTAGTGGACGCCGACACGCGCGACATGCTTAACTGCGATCCCAGTCGCAAGGCGCTGCGCGACTATCACGACCAGATGACCCAGCGGTCAAAAAACTCTGTCGACCCCATGCAGGGTTGGAAGCATCCAAAGAACCTCAAGTATCTCTCCAATCTCCCGGCCGAGAGAAGTACCAGTAGCCCAGCAGTTCAAACCGAGGAGGAAGCCCAACGGCAGGTGAGGCCACGTCGCCGCCAGATGATCATGGGTCACGCCATTCGCAATCTCGATGCCATATCCCATCTCCCGCTTCAGCTCACTTCCGGACCCAGGTTCGAGATGTATACCTCCAATGCTAAGGAGATGTTCTCGGAGCAGCGCAGCGAACTGCGTCCGCAGACAAGTTGGCACACCCCAAAGCCCGCCGCCGAGGACAATCCCGAGGATCGGCTTATGGACGTGTCGATGGTCCGATCAGAGCGCCCAGATATCACAGTGGCCAGGGGCCTCTGGAAGTCCGGGGAGGACGCACCTGAATCGGATTCGTGGTACGAGCAGCCCAAAGCCGAGCGGGAATTCTTAAAGCAGACCTTCCTCGGCGGAGCCAGGAGTCGCCGGAAGTTGGGACAACCCCAGTTGGATGAACCCCGTTACGAGGCGACCGACAATACGGCCCAGATTAGTGCCTCCCAGCATGTGATTAACCAGAAGTTCGCCGGCTTCCGCATGTCGGCAAGGGGTAATCAGAAGCAAATTATAGAGTCGGTGAATCCGACACCGCAGCTCAAGCCTCATCAAAGAGCCATGTCGGAGCCCCGGGATACGCGAAGAAGACGTGGAACTGCGAAACAGGGCATCGAACGACAGGCTGCACCTCGGTTTTTTGGTGGTGACAGCCAACAAGCTGCGGAAGAAGATGGGGACGATAAAGAGGATTTCAGGGAGTCCAATTGGCCATCGCCCAGTAACTCGGTGCTCCCGATATCCTCTCGAAGCGATACTCGCCTACAAACGGAGAACAGGTCGGGTGGTCGGAGTGTCATGGGCGAGAAGCGGGGCCCCAAAAAGTCGGCGGCCACTGAACCTGCCGTGGAGCACAACGAAATCGCGATGCCGCCGTGTTACAAAAAGGAGTCGGCCGTCCAACGCCTGGGAAGTGCTTCTTCCAAGCACAACAGCCGCGCCTTTAACAGCTACTAA
- the LOC122622539 gene encoding uncharacterized protein LOC122622539 isoform X2 translates to MSTHQCSLGKLARRGASLQITPLAATMRSLYHTRSRPCVAQSTGQLGQRSKPAAQPYNFERSRVRKIAGVRKTMSNQMQGMGPSLGHAKVAPYKLYGKSRLFSSSSSLNSRLQQLEQEDDEEEYSGRVSQPTHTTASLSATQRRYNQAAGFGKGIAMQTAKDISQSIQEELMVVDADTRDMLNCDPSRKALRDYHDQMTQRSKNSVDPMQGWKHPKNLKYLSNLPAERSTSSPAVQTEEEAQRQLTSGPRFEMYTSNAKEMFSEQRSELRPQTSWHTPKPAAEDNPEDRLMDVSMVRSERPDITVARGLWKSGEDAPESDSWYEQPKAEREFLKQTFLGGARSRRKLGQPQLDEPRYEATDNTAQISASQHVINQKFAGFRMSARGNQKQIIESVNPTPQLKPHQRAMSEPRDTRRRRGTAKQGIERQAAPRFFGGDSQQAAEEDGDDKEDFRESNWPSPSNSVLPISSRSDTRLQTENRSGGRSVMGEKRGPKKSAATEPAVEHNEIAMPPCYKKESAVQRLGSASSKHNSRAFNSY, encoded by the exons ATGAGTACCCATCAGTGCAGCCTGGGGAAGCTGGCCCGCCGAGGTGCCAGCCTGCAGATTACTCCATTGGCCGCTACGATGCGGAGTCTATACCACACCCGGAGCAGGCCATGTGTGGCCCAGAGCACGGGACAGTTGGGCCAACGGTCGAAGCCAGCGGCGCAGCCCTACAACTTCGAGCGAAGCCGGGTGCGTAAGATCGCCGGGGTGAGGAAGACGATGTCCAACCAGATGCAGGGCATGGGCCCCAGCCTGGGACATGCCAAGGTGGCGCCCTACAAGCTCTACGGCAAGTCGCGGCTGTTCTCCTCCTCAAGCAGCCTCAACAGTCGATTGCAGCAACTGGAGCaagaggacgacgaggaggagtaCTCGGGCCGGGTTTCCCAGCCCACGCACACCACGGCCTCTTTGTCCGCCACCCAGCGGCGGTACAATCAGGCGGCAGGATTCGGCAAGGGCATAGCCATGCAAACGGCCAAAGACATCAGCCAGTCCATCCAGGAGGAACTAATGGTAGTGGACGCCGACACGCGCGACATGCTTAACTGCGATCCCAGTCGCAAGGCGCTGCGCGACTATCACGACCAGATGACCCAGCGGTCAAAAAACTCTGTCGACCCCATGCAGGGTTGGAAGCATCCAAAGAACCTCAAGTATCTCTCCAATCTCCCGGCCGAGAGAAGTACCAGTAGCCCAGCAGTTCAAACCGAGGAGGAAGCCCAACGGCAG CTCACTTCCGGACCCAGGTTCGAGATGTATACCTCCAATGCTAAGGAGATGTTCTCGGAGCAGCGCAGCGAACTGCGTCCGCAGACAAGTTGGCACACCCCAAAGCCCGCCGCCGAGGACAATCCCGAGGATCGGCTTATGGACGTGTCGATGGTCCGATCAGAGCGCCCAGATATCACAGTGGCCAGGGGCCTCTGGAAGTCCGGGGAGGACGCACCTGAATCGGATTCGTGGTACGAGCAGCCCAAAGCCGAGCGGGAATTCTTAAAGCAGACCTTCCTCGGCGGAGCCAGGAGTCGCCGGAAGTTGGGACAACCCCAGTTGGATGAACCCCGTTACGAGGCGACCGACAATACGGCCCAGATTAGTGCCTCCCAGCATGTGATTAACCAGAAGTTCGCCGGCTTCCGCATGTCGGCAAGGGGTAATCAGAAGCAAATTATAGAGTCGGTGAATCCGACACCGCAGCTCAAGCCTCATCAAAGAGCCATGTCGGAGCCCCGGGATACGCGAAGAAGACGTGGAACTGCGAAACAGGGCATCGAACGACAGGCTGCACCTCGGTTTTTTGGTGGTGACAGCCAACAAGCTGCGGAAGAAGATGGGGACGATAAAGAGGATTTCAGGGAGTCCAATTGGCCATCGCCCAGTAACTCGGTGCTCCCGATATCCTCTCGAAGCGATACTCGCCTACAAACGGAGAACAGGTCGGGTGGTCGGAGTGTCATGGGCGAGAAGCGGGGCCCCAAAAAGTCGGCGGCCACTGAACCTGCCGTGGAGCACAACGAAATCGCGATGCCGCCGTGTTACAAAAAGGAGTCGGCCGTCCAACGCCTGGGAAGTGCTTCTTCCAAGCACAACAGCCGCGCCTTTAACAGCTACTAA
- the LOC122622537 gene encoding TLD domain-containing protein 2 isoform X9, which yields MAISIEKVPNCRPKGRIPPKISSPDNNDHVLSMSTDEYRKTSLFATGSFDLDFPIPDLIGKTEILTEEHREKLCSHLPARAEGYSWSLIFSTSQHGFALNSLYRKMARLESPVLIVIEDTEHNVFGALTSCSLHVSDHFYGTGESLLYKFNPSFKVFHWTGENMYFIKGNMESLSIGAGDGRFGLWLDGDLNQGRSQQCSTYGNEPLAPQEDFVIKTLECWAFV from the exons ATGGCCATATCGATCGAAAAAGTTCCCAACTGCCGCCCAAAAGGTCGGATTCCACCGAAAATATCCAGCCCCGACAATAATGATCAT GTGCTGTCAATGAGCACAGATGAATATCGCAAGACCTCACTTTTTGCCACAGGCTCATTCGACTTGGACTTCCCCATACCAGACCTGATCGGCAAGACAGAAATCCTTACAGAGGAGCATCG CGAGAAGCTCTGCTCACATCTGCCGGCTAGAGCCGAGGGATACTCCTGGTCCCTGATCTTCAGCACCTCACAACATGGTTTCGCACTGAACTCCCTGTACCGCAAAATGGCTCGTCTGGAGAGTCCAGTTCTGATTGTCATTGAGGATACGGAGCACAAC GTATTTGGTGCCTTGACCTCCTGCTCACTGCATGTGTCGGATCACTTTTACGGCACCGGTGAGTCCCTGCTCTACAAGTTTAACCCGAGCTTCAAGGTGTTCCATTGGACTGGTGAGAATATGTACTTCATCAAAGGCAACATGGAAAGCCTTTCGATTGGCGCTGGAGA CGGTCGTTTTGGCCTGTGGCTGGATGGGGACCTGAACCAGGGACGATCGCAGCAATGCAGCACATATGGCAATGAGCCTCTGGCGCCACAAGAAGACTTTGTTATCAAAACACTCGAATGCTGGGCATTTGTTTAA
- the LOC122622537 gene encoding TLD domain-containing protein 2 isoform X10 — MSAKTIKISKIAKYIKKRVLSMSTDEYRKTSLFATGSFDLDFPIPDLIGKTEILTEEHREKLCSHLPARAEGYSWSLIFSTSQHGFALNSLYRKMARLESPVLIVIEDTEHNVFGALTSCSLHVSDHFYGTGESLLYKFNPSFKVFHWTGENMYFIKGNMESLSIGAGDGRFGLWLDGDLNQGRSQQCSTYGNEPLAPQEDFVIKTLECWAFV, encoded by the exons ATGAGTGCCAAGACAATAAAAATctcaaaaatagcaaaatacATCAAGAAAAGG GTGCTGTCAATGAGCACAGATGAATATCGCAAGACCTCACTTTTTGCCACAGGCTCATTCGACTTGGACTTCCCCATACCAGACCTGATCGGCAAGACAGAAATCCTTACAGAGGAGCATCG CGAGAAGCTCTGCTCACATCTGCCGGCTAGAGCCGAGGGATACTCCTGGTCCCTGATCTTCAGCACCTCACAACATGGTTTCGCACTGAACTCCCTGTACCGCAAAATGGCTCGTCTGGAGAGTCCAGTTCTGATTGTCATTGAGGATACGGAGCACAAC GTATTTGGTGCCTTGACCTCCTGCTCACTGCATGTGTCGGATCACTTTTACGGCACCGGTGAGTCCCTGCTCTACAAGTTTAACCCGAGCTTCAAGGTGTTCCATTGGACTGGTGAGAATATGTACTTCATCAAAGGCAACATGGAAAGCCTTTCGATTGGCGCTGGAGA CGGTCGTTTTGGCCTGTGGCTGGATGGGGACCTGAACCAGGGACGATCGCAGCAATGCAGCACATATGGCAATGAGCCTCTGGCGCCACAAGAAGACTTTGTTATCAAAACACTCGAATGCTGGGCATTTGTTTAA
- the LOC122622537 gene encoding TLD domain-containing protein 2 isoform X8: MWFAISVFAILAVCGLAGRRWGRYLYLHYGRHLLPRSLLSAKNRAPTPPLSPTKDDQSLEALLDESCEMHETVLSMSTDEYRKTSLFATGSFDLDFPIPDLIGKTEILTEEHREKLCSHLPARAEGYSWSLIFSTSQHGFALNSLYRKMARLESPVLIVIEDTEHNVFGALTSCSLHVSDHFYGTGESLLYKFNPSFKVFHWTGENMYFIKGNMESLSIGAGDGRFGLWLDGDLNQGRSQQCSTYGNEPLAPQEDFVIKTLECWAFV; this comes from the exons ATGTGGTTCGCAATTTCTGTGTTCGCCATTTTGGCCGTTTGCGGGCTGGCCGGCCGCAGGTGGGGTCGCTACCTCTACCTGCACTACGGCCGCCACCTGCTGCCGCGCTCCCTCCTCTCGGCCAAGAACCGCGCCCCCACGCCCCCTCTCTCGCCCACCAAGGACGACCAGAGCCTGGAGGCTCTCCTCGACGAGAGCTGCGAAATGCACGAAACG GTGCTGTCAATGAGCACAGATGAATATCGCAAGACCTCACTTTTTGCCACAGGCTCATTCGACTTGGACTTCCCCATACCAGACCTGATCGGCAAGACAGAAATCCTTACAGAGGAGCATCG CGAGAAGCTCTGCTCACATCTGCCGGCTAGAGCCGAGGGATACTCCTGGTCCCTGATCTTCAGCACCTCACAACATGGTTTCGCACTGAACTCCCTGTACCGCAAAATGGCTCGTCTGGAGAGTCCAGTTCTGATTGTCATTGAGGATACGGAGCACAAC GTATTTGGTGCCTTGACCTCCTGCTCACTGCATGTGTCGGATCACTTTTACGGCACCGGTGAGTCCCTGCTCTACAAGTTTAACCCGAGCTTCAAGGTGTTCCATTGGACTGGTGAGAATATGTACTTCATCAAAGGCAACATGGAAAGCCTTTCGATTGGCGCTGGAGA CGGTCGTTTTGGCCTGTGGCTGGATGGGGACCTGAACCAGGGACGATCGCAGCAATGCAGCACATATGGCAATGAGCCTCTGGCGCCACAAGAAGACTTTGTTATCAAAACACTCGAATGCTGGGCATTTGTTTAA
- the LOC122622537 gene encoding TLD domain-containing protein 2 isoform X11 yields the protein MKMCELIVSHGLDREVLSMSTDEYRKTSLFATGSFDLDFPIPDLIGKTEILTEEHREKLCSHLPARAEGYSWSLIFSTSQHGFALNSLYRKMARLESPVLIVIEDTEHNVFGALTSCSLHVSDHFYGTGESLLYKFNPSFKVFHWTGENMYFIKGNMESLSIGAGDGRFGLWLDGDLNQGRSQQCSTYGNEPLAPQEDFVIKTLECWAFV from the exons ATGAAGATGTGCGAATTAATTGTCAGTCATGGACTCGACCGCGAG GTGCTGTCAATGAGCACAGATGAATATCGCAAGACCTCACTTTTTGCCACAGGCTCATTCGACTTGGACTTCCCCATACCAGACCTGATCGGCAAGACAGAAATCCTTACAGAGGAGCATCG CGAGAAGCTCTGCTCACATCTGCCGGCTAGAGCCGAGGGATACTCCTGGTCCCTGATCTTCAGCACCTCACAACATGGTTTCGCACTGAACTCCCTGTACCGCAAAATGGCTCGTCTGGAGAGTCCAGTTCTGATTGTCATTGAGGATACGGAGCACAAC GTATTTGGTGCCTTGACCTCCTGCTCACTGCATGTGTCGGATCACTTTTACGGCACCGGTGAGTCCCTGCTCTACAAGTTTAACCCGAGCTTCAAGGTGTTCCATTGGACTGGTGAGAATATGTACTTCATCAAAGGCAACATGGAAAGCCTTTCGATTGGCGCTGGAGA CGGTCGTTTTGGCCTGTGGCTGGATGGGGACCTGAACCAGGGACGATCGCAGCAATGCAGCACATATGGCAATGAGCCTCTGGCGCCACAAGAAGACTTTGTTATCAAAACACTCGAATGCTGGGCATTTGTTTAA